The Candidatus Effluviviaceae Genus V sp. DNA segment TGCTTGTCACAGGAATCACAGCCATCCTGCTTGGCGCATGCATGGTCGGACCGCTTCAGGCGGCGACGGCCTGCGGCGCGACGGGAGTGGCGGTTGAGAACGACAACGGGTCGTTCACCTACACGATCACGCTCGAGTGGGATTTCGCCGGGGTGGTGGTGCCGGAGCGGGTCGTCCTCACGCTCGAGAACCTCGTTGACTGCGAGTACTACGATCCGGACATCCCGATCCAGGCCAAGTACGTCCAGCCGGGGCTCGGAACGTCGTTGGCGGCCGAGGGCTGCCTCGATGTGACCGGAGCGCCGTGTGAGGAGATCAACTGGGTCGGCAGGATCGCGCTCGAGGATCCCGACTGCTGGGTGCCCATGATCCACATCGCGTGGCTCAACGACGGCGACACGCCCGACTGCGAACCCCTGACCGCCGACACCGGCGAGTTCCAGTTCGTGTCGTACGGTGCGCCGCTTCCCGTCTACGACTACTACGGGGCCATTCTCATCCGGGCCGGCGACTACTGCATCGAGTGTGACTACACAGGCCCGCTGCCCGACTGCAACATGTGGTCGCCCGTCGAGGCCCACAGCTGGGGCACCATCAAGTCGCTCTACCGGTAGACGGAGACGACCCGACATACAGGCAAACAAACGGGGGAGTTCCCACGCAGGGAACTCCCCCGTTCCTCTTCGTATCTCCCGCCTCGCGCTCCCGTGCCGGGAGACGTTCGCGGGCTGCACGCCGCGTCACAGGACCTTCCCGCTACATCGACCGCAGCAGCTCGATCCGCTTCTGCGGTGGCGGATGGGTCGAGAAGAGGTTGTTGAGCGCGTTCTTGTGCTCGCGGAGCGGGTTGACGATGTAGAGGTGCGCCGTCGCCTTGTTCGCGGCCTCGAGCGGCTTCGGGTCGAGGGCGATCTTCTCGAGCGCGCTGGCCAGGCCCTCCGGGTACCGGGTCAGCCTGGCGCCGTTGGCGTCGGCGAGGAACTCGCGGCGCCTCGACAGCGCGAGCCGCATGAGCTGCGCGATGATCGGGGAGAGGATCGCCAGAACGACGGCGACGAGCATGATGATCGCGCCCGCCTGCCCGCCCGTGTTCCTGCGCCGTCTCCCTCCGAAGATGAAGCTCCGGAGCATCCAGTCGCTCACGAGGGCGACGACTCCGACCAGCACGGCGGTGATCGTCATGAGCAGCGTGTCGTAGTCGGCGACGTGCGACATCTCGTGCGCGATGACGCCCTCGAGCTCTACCCTGTTCAGCTTCTCGAGAAGCCCGGTGGTCACGGCGATGACAGCGTGCTCCGGATCGCGCCCGGTCGCGAACGCGTTCGGCGCGTCGTCCTCGATGACGTACACGCGCGGCATCGGGAGACCGGCCGCGATGGCCAGTCCCTCGACCGTGTTGTAGAGGAAGGGGAACTCGGACTTCTCAGCGGGACGGGCCTTGCTGATGGCGAGGACCAGCTTGTCGCTGTGGTAGTAGCTGCCGATGGCGGCGGCGCCGGCGATGACCGCGGCGAGCGCCGTGCCCCAGTGTCCCCAGACGGTCGTCCGTCCGAAGATCCAGCCGAGAAAGACCACGAACGCGACGAAGACCGCGACGATGATCCCCGACCGGATCCTGTTGCTCGATATCTGATCCCACATCGCTGGATTCCAGGCATCGTGTTGCGTGTCCCGGGCGACCTACCGGATGAGCGTCGTGAGTCCGGCCAGCAGCAGGAGAACGGCCGGGACGACGAGGTTTGGTGGACGGCCCTCCTCGACGAGCCGCCTGCGCCCCCAGAAGAGCGCCAGGCCGGCGAGGAAGTAGACGATCGCGAGAATGATCCTGACTGCGAGGAGCATGGTTGCCTCCGAGTCTGACGTCCGCTCTGCTTCGAGTCCCGGCCCGGCGGTCGTTCGGTCGACCGGGACGGCGTCAGTCGCACGGTCGATCTAGGACGAGAAGTCGACGCTGACGGGACCTCGCTCGCTCTCCTCCACGGCGAAGTACTCCCGCTCGGCGAAACCGAACATGTTCGCGACGATGTTGGAGGGGAACTTCTCTCTCATGTTGTCGTACGTCAGCACCGAATCGTTGTAGAACTGCCTGGCGTAGGCGATCTTGCTCTCCGTCCCCGAGAGCTCCTCCTGCAGCATCATGAAGTTCTGGTTCGCCTTGAGCTCGGGGTAGTTCTCCGCGACGGCGAAGAGCGACTTCAGCGCGCCGGTCAGCATGTTGTTCGCCTCGGCCTGGTCTCGGACGCCCTCGGCGTGCATGAGCGCCGAGCGGGCCTCCGTGACGCGTTGGAAGACTTCCTTCTCATGAGCGGCGTAGCCCTTGACCGTCTCG contains these protein-coding regions:
- a CDS encoding LemA family protein encodes the protein MLILVAIIVVVVGFLIMTYNRLVVLRNRIENAWSQIDVQLKRRADLIPNLVETVKGYAAHEKEVFQRVTEARSALMHAEGVRDQAEANNMLTGALKSLFAVAENYPELKANQNFMMLQEELSGTESKIAYARQFYNDSVLTYDNMREKFPSNIVANMFGFAEREYFAVEESERGPVSVDFSS
- a CDS encoding M48 family metalloprotease; this translates as MWDQISSNRIRSGIIVAVFVAFVVFLGWIFGRTTVWGHWGTALAAVIAGAAAIGSYYHSDKLVLAISKARPAEKSEFPFLYNTVEGLAIAAGLPMPRVYVIEDDAPNAFATGRDPEHAVIAVTTGLLEKLNRVELEGVIAHEMSHVADYDTLLMTITAVLVGVVALVSDWMLRSFIFGGRRRRNTGGQAGAIIMLVAVVLAILSPIIAQLMRLALSRRREFLADANGARLTRYPEGLASALEKIALDPKPLEAANKATAHLYIVNPLREHKNALNNLFSTHPPPQKRIELLRSM